The Bos indicus x Bos taurus breed Angus x Brahman F1 hybrid chromosome 11, Bos_hybrid_MaternalHap_v2.0, whole genome shotgun sequence genome includes a region encoding these proteins:
- the LOC113901868 gene encoding epididymal-specific lipocalin-5-like isoform X2, whose translation MWYEIALASNLEHQSSSPRRKVGAVIVEQDGPHLSLTSVSDHMNLCMKEKNQAVKGDAPGKFKIPLESGGKEVIVVATDYKTYAIMNIILNRGGKPSSVLKLYSRTLEHNEKATEKFVEKAVEQGLSVSNVQLLTKDLTCVNLLS comes from the exons ATGTGGTACGAGATTGCCTTGGCCTCCAACCTGGAGCACCAGAGCTCGTCCCCACGGCGGAAGGTGGGGGCCGTGATAGTGGAACAGGACGGGCCCCACCTCAGCCTGACCTCCGTGTCTGACCA CATGAACCTGTGCATGAAGGAGAAGAACCAGGCCGTGAAGGGGGACGCCCCCGGGAAGTTCAAGATCCCTTTAGAGTCTG GAGGCAAAGAGGTCATCGTGGTGGCCACGGACTACAAGACCTACGCCATCATGAACATCATCCTGAACAGAGGCGGGAAGCCCAGCAGCGTGCTGAAGCTCTACA GCCGGACCTTGGAGCACAATGAGAAGGCCACAGAAAAGTTCGTGGAGAAGGCCGTGGAGCAGGGGCTGTCGGTCTCGAACGTGCAGCTGCTCACCAAGGACT TGACCTGTGTGAACCTGCTGTCCTAG
- the LOC113901868 gene encoding epididymal-specific lipocalin-5-like isoform X1 encodes MWYEIALASNLEHQSSSPRRKVGAVIVEQDGPHLSLTSVSDHMNLCMKEKNQAVKGDAPGKFKIPLESGGKEVIVVATDYKTYAIMNIILNRGGKPSSVLKLYSRTLEHNEKATEKFVEKAVEQGLSVSNVQLLTKDCECRARGWGPPSWELSPHFPTVSSPQ; translated from the exons ATGTGGTACGAGATTGCCTTGGCCTCCAACCTGGAGCACCAGAGCTCGTCCCCACGGCGGAAGGTGGGGGCCGTGATAGTGGAACAGGACGGGCCCCACCTCAGCCTGACCTCCGTGTCTGACCA CATGAACCTGTGCATGAAGGAGAAGAACCAGGCCGTGAAGGGGGACGCCCCCGGGAAGTTCAAGATCCCTTTAGAGTCTG GAGGCAAAGAGGTCATCGTGGTGGCCACGGACTACAAGACCTACGCCATCATGAACATCATCCTGAACAGAGGCGGGAAGCCCAGCAGCGTGCTGAAGCTCTACA GCCGGACCTTGGAGCACAATGAGAAGGCCACAGAAAAGTTCGTGGAGAAGGCCGTGGAGCAGGGGCTGTCGGTCTCGAACGTGCAGCTGCTCACCAAGGACTGTGAGTGTCGGGCTAGGGGCTGGGGGCCTCCTTCCTGGGAACTGTCTCCCCACTTCCCCACCGTCTCATCTCCACAGTGA
- the TMEM141 gene encoding transmembrane protein 141 isoform X1 — translation MVNLGLSRVDDAVASKHPGLGEYAACQSNAFVKGVSTFVTGTGATFGLQMLVQRKLPYPFQWKVLLAVVAGSVASYWVTRVESQKCSNLWLFLETGQLPKDMGTDRRS, via the exons ATGGTGAACTTGGGCCTGTCCCGGGTGGACGACGCCGTGGCCAGCAAGCACCCG gGACTAGGCGAGTACGCGGCTTGCCAGTCGAACGCTTTCGTGAAGGGCGTTTCCACCTTTGTCACAG GCACGGGTGCAACCTTCGGCCTGCAGATGCTGGTTCAAAGGAAGCTTCCATACCCCTTTCAGTGGAAGGTGCTGCTGGCTGTGG TCGCAGGCTCAGTGGCCAGCTACTGGGTGACCCGAGTGGAGTCGCAGAAATGCAGCAACCTCTGGCTCTTCCTGGAGACAGGGCAGCTCCCCAAAGACATGGGCACAG ATCGGCGCAGCTAG
- the TMEM141 gene encoding transmembrane protein 141 isoform X2, which translates to MGTVALGRHGCNLRPADAGSKEASIPLSVEGAAGCGWVLQPGTPEVHLSCRWLFSRIAGSVASYWVTRVESQKCSNLWLFLETGQLPKDMGTDRRS; encoded by the exons ATGGGGACCGTGGCTCTTGGCAGGCACGGGTGCAACCTTCGGCCTGCAGATGCTGGTTCAAAGGAAGCTTCCATACCCCTTTCAGTGGAAGGTGCTGCTGGCTGTGGGTGGGTACTCCAGCCTGGGACCCCTGAGGTGCACCTCAGTTGCCGCTGGCTCTTCAGCAGAA TCGCAGGCTCAGTGGCCAGCTACTGGGTGACCCGAGTGGAGTCGCAGAAATGCAGCAACCTCTGGCTCTTCCTGGAGACAGGGCAGCTCCCCAAAGACATGGGCACAG ATCGGCGCAGCTAG